One Chloroflexota bacterium DNA segment encodes these proteins:
- the rpsG gene encoding 30S ribosomal protein S7, whose translation MPRRNRPARRPVLPDPKFGNRSVSRFINVLMTRGKKSLARRLLYDAFDLIEERVNQNPIEIFEQALRNATPQLEVRPRRVGGATYQVPIEIRGERRFSLATRWLVQAARRRGEKTMVRRLAGEILDAYRHEGQAVRRREESHRMAEANKAFAHYRW comes from the coding sequence ATGCCCCGCCGTAACCGACCCGCCCGCCGCCCTGTTTTGCCGGATCCCAAATTCGGCAACCGCTCGGTATCCCGCTTCATCAACGTGCTGATGACTCGGGGTAAGAAGAGCTTGGCCCGGCGCCTGCTCTATGACGCGTTTGACCTGATTGAAGAACGGGTCAACCAGAATCCGATTGAAATTTTCGAGCAGGCGTTGCGCAACGCCACGCCGCAACTCGAGGTCCGGCCGCGCCGAGTCGGCGGGGCCACTTACCAAGTACCCATCGAGATCCGCGGCGAACGCCGGTTCTCTCTGGCCACCCGCTGGCTGGTTCAGGCCGCCCGCCGCCGCGGCGAAAAAACAATGGTCCGTCGCCTGGCCGGTGAGATCCTCGACGCCTACCGGCACGAGGGCCAGGCAGTGCGCCGCCGCGAAGAAAGCCATCGGATGGCCGAAGCCAACAAGGCGTTTGCGCACTACCGCTGGTAG
- a CDS encoding 30S ribosomal protein S12: MPTINQLVRKGRRSPRRKVTTPALHYSYNSNQRRLIRTGGAPQKRGVCVQVRTVTPKKPNSALRKVARVRLSNGMELLAYIPGEGHTLQEHSVVLVRGGRVRDLPGVRYHIVRGAYDATGVENRRQGRSKYGSKRDAH; the protein is encoded by the coding sequence GTGCCCACGATTAACCAACTGGTTCGCAAAGGGCGCCGCAGCCCTCGCCGCAAGGTGACGACGCCGGCGTTGCACTACTCCTATAACTCGAACCAGCGACGCCTCATTCGCACCGGAGGGGCTCCGCAGAAGCGCGGCGTGTGCGTGCAGGTGCGCACGGTCACGCCCAAGAAACCCAATTCCGCGCTGCGCAAAGTTGCGCGAGTCAGACTCTCGAACGGAATGGAGCTGCTGGCTTACATTCCGGGCGAAGGCCACACCCTGCAAGAGCACTCAGTCGTGCTTGTCCGCGGCGGGCGTGTGCGCGACCTGCCGGGGGTCCGATACCACATCGTCCGGGGCGCCTACGACGCCACCGGCGTCGAGAATCGCCGCCAGGGACGATCCAAGTACGGGTCCAAGCGGGACGCCCATTAA